One segment of Amycolatopsis alba DSM 44262 DNA contains the following:
- a CDS encoding helix-turn-helix transcriptional regulator: protein MTRPIARVLALLEILQRGGTRTVAELAGRLDVDERTVRRYVEHLLDLDIPVRSVRGRYGGYRLAPGYRMPPLMLTDEEALAVLLGLVAGRRAGLITTSVSAAESAVAKVRRVLPEALGRRLDALLETAEFTSSARQALSAEAEVLLTVAEAARDRHPVELAYLAGHGGASERVVHPYGVVAHSGRWYLTGFDSASGEVRTFRVDRITSAEARAGTFEPPDGFDPAGRVLTALAETPHRHDVSVRIDATPEEVRAVFPPSVAVLEADGDGVRARIRAQRLDWIPPLLAALDRPFVIERPGELRDLVSALADRLAARARAG from the coding sequence GTGACCCGGCCCATCGCCCGCGTGCTCGCGTTGCTGGAGATCCTCCAGCGCGGCGGGACACGCACCGTCGCCGAGCTCGCGGGACGGCTCGACGTCGACGAACGCACCGTCCGCCGCTACGTCGAACACCTCCTCGACCTGGACATCCCGGTCCGTTCGGTGCGCGGCCGGTACGGCGGGTACCGGCTGGCCCCCGGCTACCGGATGCCGCCGCTGATGCTCACCGACGAGGAGGCCTTGGCGGTTCTGCTCGGCCTGGTCGCGGGACGGCGAGCCGGGCTGATCACCACGTCGGTCTCGGCCGCCGAGAGCGCGGTCGCGAAAGTCCGCCGAGTGCTTCCGGAAGCACTCGGCCGACGGCTGGACGCGCTGCTGGAGACCGCCGAGTTCACCTCATCCGCCCGGCAAGCCCTCTCGGCCGAGGCCGAGGTGCTGCTCACCGTCGCGGAAGCCGCGCGGGACCGGCACCCGGTCGAGCTCGCATACCTCGCCGGACACGGCGGTGCCAGCGAACGCGTGGTTCATCCGTACGGCGTCGTCGCGCACTCCGGACGCTGGTACCTGACCGGTTTCGACTCGGCCAGCGGCGAGGTGCGCACCTTCCGCGTCGACCGGATCACCTCGGCCGAGGCGCGGGCCGGGACCTTCGAGCCGCCCGACGGCTTCGACCCGGCCGGACGAGTGCTGACCGCGCTGGCCGAGACGCCGCACCGGCACGACGTCTCCGTGCGGATCGACGCGACGCCCGAGGAGGTCCGCGCGGTCTTCCCGCCGTCCGTGGCCGTCCTGGAAGCGGACGGCGACGGGGTGCGTGCCCGGATCAGGGCCCAGCGGCTGGACTGGATCCCGCCGCTGCTCGCCGCGCTCGACCGGCCGTTCGTCATCGAGCGCCCCGGCGAGCTTCGCGACCTGGTCAGCGCGCTGGCAGACCGGCTGGCCGCGCGGGCGCGGGCAGGGTGA
- a CDS encoding MFS transporter, with the protein MTNTVETVGGPTRRVRQARVAIAAVFAVHGAVTGSFATRIPWIQEHAGISAGQLGLALAFPAIGASLTMPLAARIGHRLGGRLGLRLLLAYWTLALILPSLAGNLVTLCVALFFMGTAAGTSDVLMNALGVDVEERMGKSVMSGLHGMWTTGALVGSAAGTLAAHAALDARIHFAIASAVLTVAGAFLCQGVFDVRSAPDEHPPPRFALPPKSAVIIGAVAFCAVFAEGASLDWSAVYLRDVLGTSPGIAAASTTAFTCTMAVARLSGDALVRRFGAVKTVRTGGAFATAGGLLVVFAAHPVMAMAGFALIGLGVSVVVPLAFAAAGRSGPTPSQSIAGVATITYSSGLVAPSLIGGIADATSLTVSFGVVTLLALGLVAGAGVLRSR; encoded by the coding sequence GTGACCAACACAGTGGAAACCGTCGGCGGGCCGACGCGGCGGGTGCGGCAGGCGCGGGTCGCCATCGCCGCCGTCTTCGCCGTGCACGGCGCGGTGACCGGCAGTTTCGCCACCCGGATCCCGTGGATCCAGGAACACGCGGGGATCAGCGCGGGCCAGCTCGGTCTCGCGCTCGCCTTCCCCGCCATCGGTGCTTCGCTGACCATGCCGCTCGCCGCGCGGATCGGGCACCGGCTCGGCGGCAGGCTGGGGCTCCGGTTGCTGCTGGCGTACTGGACGCTGGCGCTGATCCTCCCGTCCCTGGCGGGAAACCTCGTCACCCTGTGCGTCGCGTTGTTCTTCATGGGCACCGCGGCGGGCACCTCGGACGTGCTGATGAACGCCCTCGGCGTCGACGTCGAGGAGCGGATGGGCAAGTCGGTCATGTCCGGGCTGCACGGAATGTGGACCACGGGCGCGCTCGTCGGTTCCGCGGCGGGCACGCTCGCCGCGCATGCCGCGTTGGACGCCCGTATCCACTTCGCGATCGCGTCCGCCGTGCTCACCGTCGCCGGAGCGTTCCTCTGCCAGGGCGTGTTCGACGTCCGCAGCGCGCCCGACGAGCATCCGCCGCCGAGGTTCGCGCTGCCGCCGAAGTCGGCCGTGATCATCGGTGCCGTCGCGTTCTGCGCCGTCTTCGCCGAGGGGGCGAGCCTCGACTGGTCCGCCGTCTACCTGCGCGACGTCCTCGGCACCTCGCCGGGTATCGCGGCGGCGTCGACCACCGCGTTCACCTGCACGATGGCGGTGGCCCGCCTCTCGGGTGACGCGCTGGTGCGGCGGTTCGGCGCGGTCAAGACCGTCCGGACGGGTGGCGCCTTCGCGACGGCCGGTGGGCTGCTGGTCGTTTTCGCCGCTCATCCGGTGATGGCGATGGCCGGGTTCGCGCTGATCGGGCTCGGCGTCTCCGTGGTCGTGCCGCTCGCCTTCGCGGCGGCCGGACGCAGCGGGCCGACGCCGAGCCAGTCGATCGCGGGCGTCGCGACCATCACCTATTCGTCGGGTCTCGTCGCGCCGTCACTGATCGGCGGGATCGCCGACGCGACGTCGCTGACGGTGTCCTTCGGCGTGGTCACGCTGCTGGCGCTCGGTTTGGTGGCGGGCGCGGGGGTCCTTCGCTCTCGCTAG
- a CDS encoding dioxygenase family protein has translation MTPVLYLSHGAPPLADDATWTRQLAGWSADLEKPKAILVVSAHWEEAPLTLGATTTMPLVYDFWGFPDRFYQVKYAAPGAPELADKVRKLLRSTQTPVHDAPDRGLDHGAYVPLVEMYPDADIPVLQVSMPSLDPRELFDLGRKLAPLRDEGVLIIGSGFFTHNLSALGQTDGTDGTPPAWSSEFDHWGAETLREGDLDALLDFQHKAPAAALAHPRIEHFAPLFVSLGASSSEGKGETVIDGYWHGLAKRSLQFD, from the coding sequence ATGACGCCGGTGCTTTACCTCAGCCACGGCGCGCCGCCGCTCGCCGACGACGCCACCTGGACCCGCCAGCTCGCAGGCTGGTCGGCGGACCTCGAAAAGCCGAAGGCGATCCTCGTCGTCTCCGCGCACTGGGAAGAGGCGCCGCTGACCCTCGGCGCCACCACCACGATGCCGCTGGTCTACGACTTCTGGGGCTTCCCCGATCGCTTCTACCAGGTGAAATACGCCGCTCCCGGCGCCCCCGAACTGGCGGACAAGGTGCGGAAACTCCTCCGCTCGACGCAGACCCCGGTCCACGACGCGCCCGACCGCGGCCTCGACCACGGCGCGTACGTCCCGCTCGTGGAGATGTACCCGGACGCCGACATCCCGGTACTCCAGGTGTCCATGCCGTCCCTGGACCCGCGGGAGCTGTTCGACCTCGGCCGGAAGCTCGCGCCGCTGCGCGACGAGGGTGTGCTGATCATCGGCAGCGGCTTCTTCACCCACAACCTGAGCGCGCTGGGCCAGACCGACGGCACCGACGGGACGCCGCCGGCGTGGTCGAGCGAATTCGACCACTGGGGTGCGGAAACCCTGCGCGAGGGCGACCTCGACGCGTTGCTGGACTTCCAGCACAAGGCACCCGCGGCGGCCCTCGCGCACCCCAGGATCGAGCACTTCGCACCACTGTTCGTCTCGCTCGGCGCGAGCTCTTCGGAAGGGAAAGGCGAGACCGTCATCGACGGCTACTGGCACGGCCTCGCCAAACGCTCCCTCCAGTTCGACTAG
- a CDS encoding ROK family transcriptional regulator, with the protein MSVIRMPSASPSTARAINDRLALDLLQREGPLTATQLKTLTGLSRPTVADLVERLGDAGLIEVVGEAGAERRGPNAKLYGIVAGRAYLAGLDVRTHGMAVSVADLLGKTRAEASLPFALDVDTDVAVERAITLLEATTAEAGATALHTIAVGAPGLVDPATGGLRPAGGLPAWHGKLVDELRRRLGVPVLLENEVNLAAAAEQRLGAARDRDTFVLLWLGFGVGAAVVLDGSLRRGASGGAGEIGFLPMLGPGRLPTATDCDGGFHTLAGSAAICELARAHGVPASTADNAEAAAAAIGYAIDADAEEFLEIVAERIAIGAAAVTAVLDPGCVVLGGEVGRAGGDGFAARVSRRLAEISPLRTEVRAGTVGGSAVLEGAVLTAMGAAQDALFTPGGPGAEGDFLRI; encoded by the coding sequence GTGAGTGTCATCCGGATGCCGTCCGCCTCCCCGAGTACCGCGCGGGCCATCAACGACCGTCTCGCCCTCGACCTGCTCCAGCGCGAGGGCCCGCTGACGGCCACCCAGCTCAAGACGTTGACCGGGCTGTCCCGGCCGACCGTCGCCGACCTCGTCGAACGACTGGGGGACGCCGGGCTGATCGAGGTCGTCGGCGAAGCGGGCGCGGAACGCCGCGGTCCGAACGCGAAGCTGTACGGCATCGTCGCCGGACGCGCGTACCTCGCGGGCCTCGACGTCCGCACCCACGGCATGGCCGTTTCGGTCGCGGACCTGCTGGGGAAGACGCGGGCGGAGGCTTCGCTGCCGTTCGCCCTCGACGTCGACACCGACGTGGCCGTCGAGCGCGCGATCACCTTGCTGGAGGCCACCACCGCCGAAGCGGGCGCGACCGCGCTGCACACGATCGCCGTCGGTGCTCCCGGCCTGGTCGACCCGGCGACCGGCGGACTGCGGCCCGCCGGCGGACTGCCCGCGTGGCACGGGAAACTCGTCGACGAACTCCGGCGGCGGCTGGGCGTCCCGGTCCTGCTGGAAAACGAGGTCAACCTCGCGGCCGCCGCCGAACAGCGGCTCGGCGCCGCCCGCGACCGGGACACCTTCGTCCTGCTGTGGCTCGGATTCGGTGTCGGCGCGGCCGTCGTCCTCGACGGTTCGCTGCGGCGGGGCGCGTCGGGCGGCGCTGGTGAGATCGGCTTCCTGCCGATGCTGGGCCCCGGCAGGCTCCCGACGGCGACCGACTGCGACGGCGGCTTCCACACCTTGGCGGGCAGCGCCGCGATCTGCGAACTCGCCCGCGCGCACGGCGTTCCCGCATCGACGGCCGACAACGCGGAAGCGGCCGCGGCAGCCATCGGGTACGCGATCGACGCGGACGCCGAGGAGTTCCTGGAGATCGTCGCGGAACGGATCGCGATCGGCGCGGCCGCGGTCACCGCGGTGCTGGACCCCGGCTGTGTCGTGCTCGGCGGCGAAGTCGGCCGCGCCGGAGGCGACGGGTTCGCGGCGAGGGTCAGCCGTCGGCTCGCGGAGATCTCGCCGCTGCGGACCGAAGTGCGGGCGGGGACCGTCGGCGGGAGCGCGGTACTGGAGGGCGCGGTGCTGACCGCGATGGGCGCGGCCCAGGACGCCCTGTTCACCCCAGGCGGTCCGGGGGCTGAAGGGGACTTTCTCCGCATCTGA
- a CDS encoding MarR family winged helix-turn-helix transcriptional regulator, translated as MKPIGFWFAHLHQALESSMEKVFADEGLTRRHWQVLNTIDSEDLSPFGDVRAVVADLRARGWIDDGGLTEAGRKAHLRLKTKVGEFRSRATEGINDDDYRTTVGVLERMAANLARE; from the coding sequence ATGAAACCCATCGGATTCTGGTTCGCCCACCTTCACCAGGCCCTCGAATCTTCCATGGAGAAGGTCTTCGCCGACGAGGGACTGACCCGTCGTCATTGGCAAGTACTGAACACGATCGACAGCGAGGACTTGTCGCCATTCGGGGACGTGCGGGCGGTCGTCGCAGACCTGCGCGCTCGCGGCTGGATCGACGACGGCGGCCTGACCGAAGCCGGCCGGAAGGCGCACCTCCGGCTCAAGACCAAGGTCGGCGAGTTCCGCTCGCGCGCGACCGAAGGCATCAACGATGACGACTACCGGACGACGGTCGGCGTGCTGGAGCGGATGGCGGCGAACCTCGCACGGGAATAA
- a CDS encoding MarR family winged helix-turn-helix transcriptional regulator yields MTDAVADVERAMIAIRRSQARRSLSKLARDRAESMPDQAVQGLLDAVEAAGESGEPGTVTSLAAALTIDQPRASRLVARAVEGGFLRREADQRDGRRAVLVLTEIGRAEVARMHEFRRSVFAEAMADWPDEDRREFARLLTSFVRNYGALGEK; encoded by the coding sequence ATGACGGACGCCGTGGCCGACGTGGAACGCGCGATGATCGCCATCCGGCGGAGCCAGGCGAGGCGGTCGCTGTCGAAACTCGCCCGCGACCGCGCCGAATCGATGCCGGACCAGGCCGTTCAGGGGCTCCTCGACGCCGTCGAAGCGGCCGGGGAAAGCGGCGAACCGGGCACCGTCACCAGTCTCGCGGCGGCGTTGACCATCGACCAGCCGCGCGCGAGCCGTCTGGTCGCGCGGGCGGTCGAGGGCGGTTTCCTTCGGCGTGAAGCCGATCAGCGCGACGGCCGCCGCGCCGTCCTCGTGCTCACCGAGATCGGTCGCGCCGAGGTGGCGCGTATGCACGAATTCCGCCGTTCGGTATTCGCCGAGGCGATGGCGGACTGGCCGGACGAAGACCGCCGCGAATTCGCCCGGCTGCTGACCTCGTTCGTCCGGAACTACGGCGCGCTCGGCGAGAAGTAG
- a CDS encoding VOC family protein, with protein MQFVSVRVITRDVARLTGFYEKATGITARWRAERFAEIVGPSCTLAIGGAETMTLFGGAAAVPESNRTAILEFRVEDVDKEYARLADLAEIVQEPTTMPWGNRSLLFRDPDGNLVNYFSPSAP; from the coding sequence ATGCAGTTCGTTTCCGTCCGCGTGATCACCCGCGACGTCGCCCGCCTCACCGGGTTCTACGAGAAGGCGACCGGTATCACCGCGCGGTGGCGCGCCGAGCGGTTCGCCGAAATCGTCGGCCCGTCGTGCACCTTGGCGATCGGCGGCGCCGAGACGATGACCCTGTTCGGCGGTGCCGCCGCGGTGCCCGAATCGAACCGGACCGCGATCCTCGAGTTCCGCGTCGAGGACGTCGACAAGGAGTACGCACGGCTGGCGGACCTGGCCGAAATCGTCCAGGAGCCGACCACGATGCCGTGGGGGAACCGGTCCCTGCTGTTCCGCGACCCCGACGGCAACCTGGTGAACTACTTCTCGCCGAGCGCGCCGTAG